CGCTTACCGAAAAGCGCGGTGCGGAGGAATTGCTGAAGCACTTGACGACGCACAAACTCAGTTTTCCGGGAAACTGTGTCGTGTCGCTCAAAGCGCATATCGCGCAGGTATCATCCTCCCATACGACAGCACTCGGCACTGCCCGTACCGCATGGTAGGATTGGATGTCTCGGAGCTGGAAGTCAGGGCGGCCTTCGCTTGCCCTCGAGGCGTTCGCCGCTAACGCTACTCATCCTCACCAGCTTGCCGGCGGCAGATGAGATAGCCCGGCGCCACCGGGCATCCTGGCTGATGCAAAAACTCAGCCGTTAAAAACGATGGCAATCTTGTTCCCCGCGGGATCCCGCATATAGGCGGCATACCAATTCGGCCCGTAATGCGGACGCGCGCCCGGCGCGCCCTCATCTGCTGCCCCGCTGGCCATCGCAACGCCGTAAAAAGCGTCCACCTCGGCGCGCGACTTTGCCATGAAACCAATCATCGAGCCGTTTCCGGCGCTCGCAGCCTCGCCATTGAAAGGCTGGCAGACCCATAGAACGAAACCTTCCCCCCTCCCTCCTTCGGAGTAAGCGCACCATCCCGGAAATTCCTGATGTTTGCTCCACCCGATAACGGCGAGAACCGCGTTGTAAAAGGCGTTCGATTTGGCAGAATCGATTGCGCCGACAGTTGCGTAGACACTCATGATCTTCTCTTCCCGCTCAGGATCAGGAAAACCATATTGGATCACGCCGAACAAAACAAGAACAAATGATGTGCTCCTGGCAAGATCATTGGCTGTCAGTCACAGAAAAGCGATCATTGCAGTATTTACGG
This Rhizobium acidisoli DNA region includes the following protein-coding sequences:
- a CDS encoding VOC family protein, with product MSVYATVGAIDSAKSNAFYNAVLAVIGWSKHQEFPGWCAYSEGGRGEGFVLWVCQPFNGEAASAGNGSMIGFMAKSRAEVDAFYGVAMASGAADEGAPGARPHYGPNWYAAYMRDPAGNKIAIVFNG